A section of the Ovis canadensis isolate MfBH-ARS-UI-01 breed Bighorn chromosome 1, ARS-UI_OviCan_v2, whole genome shotgun sequence genome encodes:
- the LOC138414591 gene encoding CUGBP Elav-like family member 3, whose protein sequence is MKEPDAIKLFVGQIPRHLEEKDLKPIFEQFGRIFELTVIKDKYTGLHKGCAFLTYCARDSALKAQSALHEQKTLPGMNRPIQVKPADSESRGEDRKLFVGMLGKQQTDEDVRKMFEPFGTIDECTVLRGPDGTSKGCAFVKFQTHAEAQAAINTLHSSRTLPGASSSLVVKFADTEKERGLRRMQQVATQLGMFSPIALQFGAYSAYTQALMQQQAALVAAHSAYLSPVATMAAVQMQHMAAVNANGLIATPITPSSGTSTPPAIAATPVSAIPAALGVNGYSPVPTQPTGQPAPDALYPNGVHPYPAQSPAAPVDPLQQAYAGMQHYTAAYPAAYSLVAPAFPQPPALVAQQPPPPPQQQQQQQQQQQQQREGPDGCNIFIYHLPQEFTDSEILQMFVPFGHVISAKVFVDRATNQSKCFGFVSFDNPASAQAAIQAMNGFQIGMKRLKVQLKRPKDANRPY, encoded by the exons ATGAAGGAACCGGATGCCATCAAGCTGTTTGTGGGGCAGATCCCGAGGCACCTGGAGGAAAAGGACCTGAAACCCATCTTCGAACAGTTCGGTCGGATCTTCGAGCTGACTGTCATCAAGGACAAGTACACCGGGCTGCACAAGG GATGTGCCTTCCTGACATACTGTGCCCGCGATTCAGCCCTGAAGGCCCAGAGCGCCCTGCACGAACAGAAGACGCTTCCAGGG aTGAACAGGCCAATCCAGGTCAAGCCAGCCGACAGCGAGAGCCGAGGAG AAGACCGGAAGCTCTTTGTGGGGATGCTAGGGAAGCAGCAGACAGATGAGGACGTCCGGAAGATGTTCGAGCCCTTCGGCACCATAGACGAGTGCACTGTGCTCCGGGGCCCAGACGGCACCAGCAAAG GCTGTGCCTTCGTGAAGTTCCAGACCCACGCGGAGGCCCAGGCGGCCATCAACACCCTTCACAGCAGCCGGACCCTGCCG ggtgcctcatccagcctggtgGTGAAGTTTGCCGACACGGAGAAGGAGCGCGGTCTCCGCCGAATGCAGCAGGTGGCCACCCAGCTGGGCATGTTCAGCCCCATCGCTCTCCAGTTCGGCGCCTACAGCGCCTACACCCAGGCC CTAATGCAGCAGCAGGCGGCCCTGGTGGCGGCTCACAGTGCCTACCTCAGCCCCGTGGCCACCATGGCCGCCGTGCAGATGCAGCACATGGCCGCCGTCAATGCCAACGGCCTCATTGCCACCCCCATCACCCCCTCCTCAG GAACCAGCACGCCTCCTGCCATCGCTGCCACACCCGTCTCTGCCATCCCTGCTGCCCTGGGCGTCAACGGCTACAGCCCAGTGCCCACCCAGCCCACTGGGCAGCCTGCCCCTGACGCTCTATATCCCAACGGGGTTCACCCCTACCCAG CCCAGAGCCCCGCGGCCCCCGTGGACCCCCTGCAGCAGGCCTACGCGGGGATGCAGCACTATACAG cagcttACCCAGCAGCCTACAGCCTGGTGGCACCTGCGTTCCCACAGCCTCCTGCTCTGGTGGCCCAGcagcccccgccacccccacagcagcagcagcagcagcagcaacagcagcagcagcaacgggaAG GCCCCGACGGCTGCAACATCTTCATCTACCACCTGCCCCAGGAGTTCACGGACTCGGAGATCCTCCAGATGTTTGTCCCTTTTGGCCACGTCATCTCAGCCAAAGTCTTTGTTGACAGAGCCACCAATCAGAGCAAGTGCTTTG GCTTTGTGAGTTTCGACAATCCAGCCAGCGCCCAGGCTGCCATCCAGGCCATGAACGGTTTCCAGATTGGCATGAAGCGCCTCAAAGTCCAGTTAAAGCGGCCTAAGGATGCCAATCGGCCCTACTGA